CCACTCGGGGCTCTTCACCACCTTCATCATGTCGACCACCACGTCCTCCAGCTCGGAGGCCTCGAGGTCGATCGCCATCTCGAAGGCGCGCTCGAGGCTCACGCCGCCACGCGCCTCGCGCAGGTAGGCGGAGACGAGCGAGCGCAGGCGGGTCGCGGTGCTGGGATCGAACCAGACGCGCGTCTTCGCGGCGCGGTGTGGATCGGACTCGAGGATGCCCTCGACCAGCGCGAGCGCGCCGCAGTGCCCGGCCTCGTGGCGCGCCATGCTGAACCAGAAGTTCCGGACCTCGGCCGGGCGCGGAAACGCCTTCACGAACCCGACGTAGAGCGCCATCGTCTTCTTCTCGAGCTCGATGGCGGTGTCGAGGACCTCGCGGATGGTCGTGCGCCGGGCGCGCGGCCGGAGGGCAGGCATCGCCACCTCCCTTAGCAAAGGGGTCGCCCGATTGTAAAAAGAGCCGTGGACGAAGGCCTGGTCACCGAGCTGGAGAGCGCGATCGCCGACACCGGGGCGCTGGTCGTGTGCGCGCAGAAGTACCGCCGGGGCACCGGGCCGGAGGGCGCGGCGCTCCTCGGGGCGGCGCTCGCGCTCGGGGACGAGGCGCGCCGCCTTCACCGCCGCGACGCGCTCGACGCGGCGGGCGCCGCACGCCTGCTGGCCGAGGCCCGCGCGCTCGCGGAGCGGCTCCGGGCGCTCCTCGCCGAGGTGCGCGCGGGTGCCGACTACCGCGCCGCGGTGGCAGCGCACCGCGCGGGCGACCGGGCCGCGCTCGCCCGGCTGCTGCCGGCCATCTTCGCCGGGCTCGAGCCGGCGTCGGCGCCCGGCGACCTCTTCGCGACGCTCGCCTGGCTCCGGCGCGGGCGGCTCCGGCTGGCCGAAGACGTGGTCGCCGAGGTGCTCGCCGCGCGCACGGAGGGGCTCGCGGGGGACGGCGACGACCTCTCGCCCGGTGCCGACCCCGAGCTGCCCGCCGTGACGCTCCGGAGCGACGCCCTGCCCACCGAGCCGCTCGTGCTCCGCCTCCCCGCCGCCGCCCTTCCCGCCCCGGTCCTCCGCCTGGTCGAGAGCGGCGACTACCTCGTCCACGCCGCCCGCCTGCCGGCGCCCGTCGCGTTGCGGCTCGCCGCACGGCTCGAGACCGACGAGGACCTGCGCGTCGAGCTCGCGCCGGCCGACTACGCGCGCTGGCGCGACGCGGTGGCGCGCGCGCTCGCCGCCGCGGGCGTCCCCGTCGAAGCGGGCTAGCACATCCAGGGGCCCGCGCGCGCTCCGGGGCTCCGCCGGCCTCCGCGTCAGGCGCCGAGGCGCGCGCGCAGCAGGGACACGGCCTCGCGCAGCGTCGCGTCCTTCTCGAGCCGGCGCTCGATCGCACCGAGCGCGTGCACCACCGTAGAGTGGTCGCGGCCGCCGAGCTCGGCGCCGATCCTGGCGAGCGGCACGTCGGTGTGCTGGCGGCAGAGGTACATGGCGAGGTGGCGCGGCACGGCGAGGCGCGCCGTGCGCCGCGGCCCGGAGAGCTCGTCGCGGGCCACCTGGTAGTGCTGGCACACCTCGCCGATGATGCGCTGGACGGTCGGCCCGCGGCGCGCCACGGGCGAGGGCCCGAGCGCCTCGCGCACGAGCGCGAGGTCGACGCTGCGGCCCGAGAGCGAAGCGTAGGCCTCGACGCGCGTGAGCGCGCCCTCGAGCTCGCGCACGTTGGCGCACCACTCCTCGGCGAGGTAGCTCGCCACCTCCGGCGTGAGGCTCACCCCGAGGCCGCTCGCCTTGCGCTCGACCAGCGCGCGGCGCAGCGCCGCGTCGGGCGGCCGGACGTGCGCGAGCAGGCCCGAGGCGAAACGATAGCGCAGCGCCTCCCCGATGCCCGGGAGATCGTGTGGGGCGCGGTCCGAGGCGATCACGATCTGGCGCGCGCTCTCGTGGAGCGCGTTGAAGGTGTGGGCGAACTCCTCCTGCGAGCGGCGCTTCTCGGCCAGGAACTGGATGTCGTCGATGACCAGCGTCTGGATGCCGCGGAACTTCCGCCGGAAGCGGTCCATGCGGCGCGCCTCGAGCGCGGCGATCATCTCGTTCACGAAGTTCTCCGCGGTGAGGCACTGGACCGCGCCGGAGGGGCGCTCGCGGGCCAGGTCGCCCGCCACTGCCGAGAGCAGGTGGGTCTTGCCGAGCCCGCAGACGCCGTAGACGAAGAGCGGGTTGAAGCGGAGGCCCGGCTGTGCCACCACCGCGCGCGCCGCCCCGTAGGCGACGCGGTTCGACTCACCGACGACGAAGTTGTCGAAGGTGTAGCGCGAGGGCGCGAGGCCCCCGCCGCGCTCGGCGCGGCGGGCGGGGAGCGCAGCGGCTCGCGCCGGTACGCTCAGCTCCCGATTGACCAGGAGCACGACGTCCGCCCGCGAGCCGCTCGCCTCGCTCACTGCGCGCACGAGCGCCGGCATGAAGTGATGCTTCAGCCAATCGCGCGCAAAGCCGCTCGGCGCCTCGAGCGTGAGCGTCTCGGCGGACCAGCGAGCCGCACGCAGGGGCGCGATCCACGTGTCGTAGTCCTTGTCGAGCAGCTCACCGCGCAATCGGCGCTGCGCCTCGACCCAGATGGTGCCCGGCATCCACCGCCCCCTCTTCGCCCGACCCGCGTCGGCCTTCCGAAGATCCACCGCGCGACACGCTCCACAGGCTGGGGAGAAGTCACCCAACTCCCCGGCCCGCGTGCTCACCCGGCTGCGGCCACCCCGAAGACACCACTCCGCCCCACCGCCGCCTCCCGCTCCGCGAGACGGCCGCGTCCAACCCTTCACCCCATCGCATCGTCTAGAAAGGAGAAAACGAGAAGGGGGTCTGATACTCCCGCTCGCAACGGAATGCAAGTGGAAAATTGATCCGCGCGATCGGCGCGCGGCGCTCAGCGTGCCGTCGCGCCCGCGAGCGCGGGCAGCGGCTCGACGCCGGCGTGCGTGGCGGCCTCGTAGTAGCGCAGCGCCTCCGGCAGCCACGCCTGGATCTGCTGCTCGCGCGTGCCGTGACTCGGATGCGTGGAGAGGAACTCCGGCGGGTTGCTCCTCGCGGCGCGCTCCATGCGCTGCCAGAAAGCGAGCGCGCCGTGTGGATCGTAGCCGGCGCGCGCCATGAGCAGGAGCCCGATGTGATCGGCCTCCGACTCCTGCGTGCGGCTGTAGGGAAGGAGCACGCCGAGCTCCGCGCCGAGCCCGTAGGCGGCGAGAATCGTGTTGGTGCCGGGTCCGCCGCCGAGCCACGTGCCGAGCAGCGAGCCGCCCGCCTGCGCGACGAGCCCCTGGCTGATGCGCTCGGCGCCGTGGCGCGCGAGCGCGTGCGCGATCTCGTGCCCGAGCACGACCGCGAGGCCGTTGGTACTCTCGGCGATCGGGAAGATGCCGGTGTAGACAGCGACCTTGCCGCCGGGCAGGCAGAAGGCGTTCTGCTGCTTCGGGTCGTCGATCACCACGAAGCGCCACTTGTAGTCCGGACGCTCGGCGACGCGGGCCAGGCGCTGCCCCACCGCCTCGACCGGCCCGTTCACCGGCTCGCGCCCGTCGACGTGGCTCTTGCTGAGCACCTGCTGGAAGGCGCGCGCCCCGAGCTCGTTCTCCTCCTCCGCCGAGATGAGGATGAGCTGCGAGCGGCGCGTGTAGGGCGCGGCGGCGCAGCCGGCGAGCAGGGCGGCGAGTGCCACGCGCGCGCCGCGGCGGAGCATGCCCTCGCTTAGCAGGGCACTGCGCCGCCGGCAACGCGGTCGTCAGCCGCCCTGCTTGTCGCCGCCCTGCGCCTTCAAGGTGGCGTCGATCATCTCCTTGAAGGCGTCGAGGGAGCGGCCCGTCGCCCGCTTGCCGTTCACGAAGAAGGTCGGCGTGCCGGTCACGTCGGCGGCCTGCCCGTCCGCCATGTCCTTCTTGATCTCCTGCTCGACCTCGGGCGCGTTGTAGTCCTTCTCCCAGCGTGCGACGTCGAGCCCGATCTTGCCCGCGTACTCCTTCAACTTCTCGAAGCCGAGCTCACGGTTGTTCTGGAACAGGGTGTCGTGCATCTCCCAGAACTTGCCCTGCTTGCCGGCCGCCGCCGCCGCTTTGGCCGCGGGCATCGCGTTCGGGTGCATGGTCGCGGGCAGCGGGAACTGCTTGTAGACGAAGTTGACGTCGTTCGGGTACGCCTTCAGGACCTGGTCGACCAGACTGGCCGACTGGGCGCAGAAGGGTCATTGGAAGTCGGAGAACTCGGCGATCGTGACCTTGGCGGTCTTCGGGCCGCGGACGTAGGAGCTGGAAATCGGGATGTTGTAGACCTTGTTCGGGTCGATCTGTGGCCGCTGCGCGGGCGCGGCCGCCTTCACCTGCTGTACGGCCTTGTCGAGGTTGTCGAGCTTGGAGAGGATGTCCTTCTGGCCCTTCTTGATCTCCTCGACGTCGGCCTGGTTGGTGCCGCACGCGGCCAGCGTCACCGCCCCGAGGAGCACCATCCGCACAGACCTGCTCAGCATCACGCACCTCCTGGATTGGTCGGATTAAAGAGAGGCGCTCCCCGGGTGTCAAGGCCGAGGCTACGACGCCGCCCGGGCCGACGGGAAGACCCGGCCGACCGGGGCCCCACGAGACGTCGCGGCCGCCCGCACGCCGCCACCCTGCCTCCCGTCCTCCTCGGGGGGGTCGGGGAGCCTGCCACGACCCCGCCCTGTTCGCTTATTGACTAGTTATTGGCTTTGCGTTACGCGCAGCCAGCCTTTTTCGGACCGAGAGGAGGAGGGCATCATGCGTCACCAGAGGACTTTGGCTCTCGGAGTACTGGTGGTCTTCCTGGGCACCGGGTGCGCGCTGCGCGACCGGAAGTGGGGGACCTGCGCGGTCGCCGGCGGCATCATCGGCGCCACCGTCGGCGGCGTGACCGGCGGCGTCGCCGTCAACAACACCAAGGAGCATCCGCGGAACGAGGAGCGCGGGGCCGCGATCGGCGGTGGCATCGTGGGTGGCGGCCTCATCGGCGCGTTGCTCGGCCACGCCATCTGCGACCCCGAGAAGGAGGCGCCGCCACCGCCGCCCGCGCCGCCACCGCCACCGCCGCCGCCCCCCGCGAAGGCGGAGCCGATGGTGACGCTGCACGGCCCGCAGTTCGACTTCAACAAGGCGACGCTCAAGCCGGGCGGCAAGAAGATGGTCGACGAGGCGGTCGACGTGATGAAGGAGAAACCGGGCCTGAAGGTCTCGGTCGAAGGCCACACCGACTCGATCGGCGCGGACGCCTACAACCAGAAGCTCTCCGAGCGCCGCGCCGGGGCGGTGCGGGACTACATGGTCTCGCAGGGCATCGACGCCGCCCGCATCAGCGTGAAGGGCTTCGGCAAGACGAAGCCGATCGCGAGCAACGCGACCGCGGCCGGCCGCGCCGAGAACCGGCGGGTCGAGATCATCGCGCAATGACCGGGGCGCCCGCGGGCGCGGCCGGCTCCGGTCGCGCCCGCGGGCGCGCGTGCTTGTCCCGCTCCGTCGCCTCGACTAGGACAGACGGGTGTCGGACTTCAGGTCGGACTTCAGCGCCTGCTTCCTCCTCGTGTTCGGCCAGCTCGCCGTGGGCGGGCTCGCCGCCCTCGCCGTGCCGCCGTTCTCGGTCCTCGAGCGCGGCTTCTACAAGTCGAGCGCCGGGGTGTTCGTGGGCTGCGCCGTCCTCTACCTCGGCGGGACGGTCGACCTCGCCCTCCGCGACCTCGCTCTCCGCGGCCGCACCCCGATCGGGCGGGGCGAGATCGCGCTCTGGTCCGCGTTCACCATCGCCCAGGCGGCCTACCTCGCATCCCTCTGGGGCGAGGTCGCTCGCCGGCGGGCGCGCACGTTCTCCCTTGCGCTCCTCCTCGGCCTCGTCGCGCTCTCCGTGAGCGCGAGCCGCTACCGGATGGAGCCCCTCCTCTCGCCCGCGACGGTCCTCTACCCGCTCGCCTTCGTGACCGGCGCGCTCGCCCTCGGCGCCGTCGCGACCGGCATGCTCCTCGGGCACTGGTACCTGATCGACCTCGGCCTCTCGCTCGAGCCGATGCGGCGCCTCTTCCGGTACTTCGTGACCGTCGTGGTGACGCACCTCGGCGTGCTCACGGTCACCATCCTCGTGATGGCGCTCGCGCCGGGCGGTGCCGTCGCCGTGGGTATGCTCTGGCGCGACCACGCTCTGCTGCTCGCCGCGCGCTTCGTCCTGGGCCCCCTCGCCGTTCTGGGCGTGGGCTTCATGATCCACCGCACGCTCGAGATCCCGCAGACCATGGCGGCGACGGGCCTCTTCTACATCGCGATCCTGTTCGTGCTGGTCGGCGAGCTGCTCGGGCGGCTCATCCTCTTCCGCACCTCGTTGCCCCT
The window above is part of the Deltaproteobacteria bacterium genome. Proteins encoded here:
- the dnaA gene encoding chromosomal replication initiator protein DnaA, which gives rise to MPGTIWVEAQRRLRGELLDKDYDTWIAPLRAARWSAETLTLEAPSGFARDWLKHHFMPALVRAVSEASGSRADVVLLVNRELSVPARAAALPARRAERGGGLAPSRYTFDNFVVGESNRVAYGAARAVVAQPGLRFNPLFVYGVCGLGKTHLLSAVAGDLARERPSGAVQCLTAENFVNEMIAALEARRMDRFRRKFRGIQTLVIDDIQFLAEKRRSQEEFAHTFNALHESARQIVIASDRAPHDLPGIGEALRYRFASGLLAHVRPPDAALRRALVERKASGLGVSLTPEVASYLAEEWCANVRELEGALTRVEAYASLSGRSVDLALVREALGPSPVARRGPTVQRIIGEVCQHYQVARDELSGPRRTARLAVPRHLAMYLCRQHTDVPLARIGAELGGRDHSTVVHALGAIERRLEKDATLREAVSLLRARLGA
- a CDS encoding M48 family metallopeptidase, with product MLRRGARVALAALLAGCAAAPYTRRSQLILISAEEENELGARAFQQVLSKSHVDGREPVNGPVEAVGQRLARVAERPDYKWRFVVIDDPKQQNAFCLPGGKVAVYTGIFPIAESTNGLAVVLGHEIAHALARHGAERISQGLVAQAGGSLLGTWLGGGPGTNTILAAYGLGAELGVLLPYSRTQESEADHIGLLLMARAGYDPHGALAFWQRMERAARSNPPEFLSTHPSHGTREQQIQAWLPEALRYYEAATHAGVEPLPALAGATAR
- a CDS encoding OmpA family protein, which encodes MVTLHGPQFDFNKATLKPGGKKMVDEAVDVMKEKPGLKVSVEGHTDSIGADAYNQKLSERRAGAVRDYMVSQGIDAARISVKGFGKTKPIASNATAAGRAENRRVEIIAQ